A region of Gadus morhua chromosome 18, gadMor3.0, whole genome shotgun sequence DNA encodes the following proteins:
- the uts2r gene encoding urotensin-2 receptor isoform X2 — MTTVSMASMTALVERVPNGTALSPSGLTPSHEDTAATFTIGTILSIMCLGWHFGDVGCRILISIDFLTMHASIFTLTIMSTERYFAVLKPLDTVKRSKSYRKAIALLVWAASLVLTLPMMVGIQLMKVGAKTMCQPTLAPITYKAYISFLFCTSIVAPGLIIGYLYIRLARTYWISQTETFKQTKKLPNQKVLYLIFTIVLLFWACFLPFWIWQLLGEFHPSLAISNTAKRNINYLTTCLTYSNSCINPFLYTLLTKNYKEYLRKRQRTWTASSYFSRRSRFQRSPRRSPSSSSQQCTESFVLSHTASLRAHKSSL; from the exons ATGACCACCGTGTCCATGGCGTCCATGACGGCGCTGGTGGAGAGGGTCCCGAACGGCACCGCCCTGTCCCCGTCGGGCCTGACCCCCTCCCACGAGGACACCGCCGCCACCTTCACCATCGGCACCATCCTGTCCATCATGTGCCTG GGCTGGCACTTTGGCGACGTGGGCTGCCGCATCCTCATCAGCATCGACTTCCTGACCATGCACGCCAGCATCTTCACGCTGACCATCATGAGCACCGAGCGCTACTTCGCCGTGCTCAAGCCCCTGGACACGGTGAAGCGCTCCAAGAGCTACCGCAAGGCCATCGCCCTGCTGGTGTGGGCGGCCTCGCTGGTGCTCACGCTGCCCATGATGGTGGGCATCCAGCTGATGAAGGTGGGCGCAAAGACCATGTGCCAGCCCACCCTGGCGCCGATCACCTACAAGGCGTACATCTCCTTCCTGTTCTGCACCAGCATCGTGGCGCCGGGCCTCATCATTGGCTATCTCTACATCCGGCTGGCGCGCACCTATTGGATCTCCCAGACCGAGACCTTCAAACAGACCAAGAAGCTGCCCAATCAGAAG GTGCTGTACCTCATCTTCACCATCGTGCTGCTCTTCTGGGCCTGCTTCCTGCCCTTCTGGATCTGGCAGCTGTTGGGCGAATTCCACCCCTCGCTGGCCATCTCCAACACGGCCAAGCGGAACATCAACTACCTGACCACCTGCCTGACCTACAGCAACAGCTGCATCAACCCCTTCCTCTACACACTGCTCACCAAGAACTACAAGGAGTACCTGCGCAAGCGCCAGCGCACCTGGACGGCCAGCAGCTACTTCAGCCGCCGCAGCCGCTTCCAGCGCTCGCCGCGCCGCTCGCCGTCCTCCAGCAGCCAGCAGTGCACCGAGAGCTTCGTGCTCTCGCACACCGCCTCGCTGCGCGCCCACAAGAGCAGCCTGTGA
- the uts2r gene encoding urotensin-2 receptor isoform X1, whose product MTTVSMASMTALVERVPNGTALSPSGLTPSHEDTAATFTIGTILSIMCLVGVTGNIYTLVVMCQSMRTSASMYIYIINLAMADLLYLLTIPFVVCTHFLQGWHFGDVGCRILISIDFLTMHASIFTLTIMSTERYFAVLKPLDTVKRSKSYRKAIALLVWAASLVLTLPMMVGIQLMKVGAKTMCQPTLAPITYKAYISFLFCTSIVAPGLIIGYLYIRLARTYWISQTETFKQTKKLPNQKVLYLIFTIVLLFWACFLPFWIWQLLGEFHPSLAISNTAKRNINYLTTCLTYSNSCINPFLYTLLTKNYKEYLRKRQRTWTASSYFSRRSRFQRSPRRSPSSSSQQCTESFVLSHTASLRAHKSSL is encoded by the exons ATGACCACCGTGTCCATGGCGTCCATGACGGCGCTGGTGGAGAGGGTCCCGAACGGCACCGCCCTGTCCCCGTCGGGCCTGACCCCCTCCCACGAGGACACCGCCGCCACCTTCACCATCGGCACCATCCTGTCCATCATGTGCCTGGTGGGCGTCACGGGCAACATCTACACCCTGGTGGTGATGTGCCAGTCCATGCGCACCTCCGCCTCCATGTACATCTACATCATCAACCTGGCCATGGCCGACCTGCTCTACCTGCTCACCATCCCCTTCGTGGTCTGCACCCACTTCCTGCAGGGCTGGCACTTTGGCGACGTGGGCTGCCGCATCCTCATCAGCATCGACTTCCTGACCATGCACGCCAGCATCTTCACGCTGACCATCATGAGCACCGAGCGCTACTTCGCCGTGCTCAAGCCCCTGGACACGGTGAAGCGCTCCAAGAGCTACCGCAAGGCCATCGCCCTGCTGGTGTGGGCGGCCTCGCTGGTGCTCACGCTGCCCATGATGGTGGGCATCCAGCTGATGAAGGTGGGCGCAAAGACCATGTGCCAGCCCACCCTGGCGCCGATCACCTACAAGGCGTACATCTCCTTCCTGTTCTGCACCAGCATCGTGGCGCCGGGCCTCATCATTGGCTATCTCTACATCCGGCTGGCGCGCACCTATTGGATCTCCCAGACCGAGACCTTCAAACAGACCAAGAAGCTGCCCAATCAGAAG GTGCTGTACCTCATCTTCACCATCGTGCTGCTCTTCTGGGCCTGCTTCCTGCCCTTCTGGATCTGGCAGCTGTTGGGCGAATTCCACCCCTCGCTGGCCATCTCCAACACGGCCAAGCGGAACATCAACTACCTGACCACCTGCCTGACCTACAGCAACAGCTGCATCAACCCCTTCCTCTACACACTGCTCACCAAGAACTACAAGGAGTACCTGCGCAAGCGCCAGCGCACCTGGACGGCCAGCAGCTACTTCAGCCGCCGCAGCCGCTTCCAGCGCTCGCCGCGCCGCTCGCCGTCCTCCAGCAGCCAGCAGTGCACCGAGAGCTTCGTGCTCTCGCACACCGCCTCGCTGCGCGCCCACAAGAGCAGCCTGTGA